The proteins below come from a single Danaus plexippus chromosome 20, MEX_DaPlex, whole genome shotgun sequence genomic window:
- the LOC116773915 gene encoding uncharacterized protein LOC116773915 isoform X1, producing the protein MDARVFVFSVLIFHTFIYPCVTVMKINTPEISKSKTELTPLFISAKLNNIIIISAPIIDSFASYYLSKPNGEEVELNLNISHSIQGIKAQGGKKHDNYLNNSGQLKAVITNLIYNKKVINNFNYEKNCHNNEVFKNKLKSNDFIIGPLDENDHGNWVLSVFYKEDGDWTEMFQIITIEIIDTISAVPEKPSLHIGEDFYVRFANPLYDLESCQIVAPKSAFDRYFNRNNVYQNACGFHIPNVTYDDEGMWKIIGVGKIVYEANVYLNIKINVT; encoded by the exons ATGGATGCGCGTGTGTTTGTGTTTTCTGTCCTTATCTTTCATACGTTCATATACCCGTGTGTGACagtgatgaaaataaatacgcCGGAAATAA gtAAATCCAAAACGGAGCTCACACCGCTTTTTATTTCcgccaaattaaataatattattataatatctgcCCCGATTATTGACAGTTTTGCTTCATATTACTTAAGCAAACCAAATGGAGAAGAAGTAgaattgaatttgaatataagTCATAGCATCCAAGGAATTAAAGCGCAAGGCGGGAAAAAACatgacaattatttaaataattccggACAGCTAAAAGCggtaataacaaatttaatatataataaaaaagttataaataattttaattatgaaaaaaactgTCATAACAacgaagtttttaaaaataagttgaaGTCAAATGATTTCATAATCGGACCGTTGGATGAAAATGATCACGGAAATTGGGTGCTGAGTGTGTTTTATAAAGAAGACGGCGATTGGACAgaaatgtttcaaattataactatagaaataattg ACACTATATCGGCTGTACCAGAAAAACCAAGTTTACATATCGGAGAAGACTTTTATGTTCGTTTTGCAAACCCATTATATGACCTTGAGAGTTGTCAGATTGTAGCGCCAAAATCTGCTTTTGACAGATACTTTAATCGTAACAATGTTTATCAAAACGCCTGCGGATTTCACATACCAAATGTTACTTACGATGACGAAGGCATGTGGAAGATAATAGGCGTCGGAAAAATTGTATACGAAGcgaatgtatatttaaatattaaaataaatgtgacgTAA
- the LOC116773897 gene encoding another transcription unit protein — protein MAPNGRRGSVDTDSGSDSDSGSSASHSKSASPAPSGKEGSQSRSVSRSPAKSGSESPKSNRSARSRKSSNASNASRSKSNSPAGSNRSGSAQSNKSASSSPKSRASRSPRASKSRSRSRSGSGSARSRSGSARSRSGSPKSGAQSPKSRSQSPKSRSQSPKSQGAKSGSRSRSGSPKSRKSRSRSGSASSRSKSPEARPDVADSRSNSPNLMIDDQAKEKSGSRSRSHSKSRSRSKSKSRSRSKSKSKSKSRSRSRSKSSNASDVGGKKKSSVLSDSESDAGQKGPKRKKDSDSGSDTSNKPKKKTKKLDSDDDNQEATVTADALFGDASDISTDNEGEKERSRSRSKSRSRSRSRSRSGDERRSDDAKGSGDEENREKPEEEEEIEIPETRIDVDMPKIWTELGKELHFVKLPNFLSVETRPYDPNTYEDEIDEEETLDEEGRARLKLKVENTIRWRTVFDKEGNAVKESNARMVKWSDGSMSLHLGSEIFDVYKQPLHGDHNHLFVRQGTGLQGQAVFRTKLSFRPHSTDSFTHRKMTLSVADRSTKTSAIKILSQVGSDPDADRKYQLKKEEMELRAAMRSRVSSRPKRRAGAGGGARAHRHDDSEDEGGVSLAAIKNKYKAGQKASAGAAIYSSESDGSDVETRRARRLDRAKALKDSDDEASPGNNTPQQSQSGSGSGSGSD, from the exons ATGGCTCCAAATGGAAGAAGAGGCTCAGTGG acACTGATTCCGGTTCCGATTCCGACAGCGGTTCCAGTGCAAGTCACAGCAAAAGTGCTAGTCCGGCACCATCTGGTAAAGAAGGCAGTCAGTCTCG ATCGGTGTCCAGAAGTCCTGCAAAATCTGGAAGTGAATCTCCAAAGTCCAATCGCTCTGCTAGATCACGGAAATCATCGAACGCATCAAACGCGTCCCGTTCAAAATCAAACTCCCCAGCTGGGTCTAACAGGTCAGGATCCGCGCAGAGCAACAAATCCGCTTCGTCAAGTCCAAAATCGAGGGCATCCAGAAGTCCCAGGGCGTCAAAATCCAGATCCAGATCCCGTAGTGGGTCAGGCAGTGCTAGATCTAGATCCGGTAGCGCTCGGTCCAGGTCAGGTAGTCCGAAATCCGGTGCACAGAGCCCAAAGTCCAGATCGCAGAGTCCAAAGTCACGATCGCAAAGCCCTAAGTCTCAGGGTGCTAAAAGTGGGTCTCGTTCGCGTAGTGGAAGTCCTAAAAGCAGGAAGTCGAGATCTAGGTCAGGAAGTGCGTCATCAAGATCGAAGAGTCCAGAAGCCAGACCGGATGTAGCCGACAGCAGATCCAATTCACCAAATCTCATGATTGACGACCAAGCCAAGGAAAAATCAGGAAGCAGATCTAG ATCGCACTCAAAATCCAGATCCAGAAGTAAATCTAAGTCAAGATCCAGAAGCAAGTCGAAGTCGAAGTCAAAAAGCCGTTCGCGATCGCGTTCGAAGAGTTCTAACGCTTCAGATGTCGGCG GTAAGAAGAAAAGCTCCGTGCTATCTGACTCGGAGAGTGATGCTGGGCAGAAAGGTCCCAAACGTAAGAAAGATTCAGACAGCGGCTCCGACACGAGCAACAAACCTAAGAAGAAGACGAAGAAACTTGACTCTGATGATGACAATCAGGAGGCAACCG TGACAGCCGATGCGTTATTCGGCGACGCGTCCGACATCAGTACGGACAATGAGGGTGAGAAGGAAAGGTCGAGGTCGAGGTCCAAGTCGAGGTCGAGGTCACGCAGCCGCAGCAGGTCCGGTGACGAGAGGCGCTCTGACGACGCCAAGGGGAGTGGAGACGAG GAAAATAGGGAGAAACCCGAAGAGGAAGAGGAGATTGAGATCCCTGAAACTCGTATAGATGTGGACATGCCTAAAATATGGACGGAACTTGGCAAGGAATTGCATTTCGTGAAGCTTCCCAATTTTTTGTCAGTGGAAACTAGGCCTTACGATCCAAATACATATGAAGACGAGATTGATGAAGAAGAAACGCTCGATGAAGAAGGTCGTGCGAG GTTGAAGCTCAAAGTGGAGAATACGATACGCTGGCGGACGGTGTTCGATAAAGAAGGTAACGCTGTGAAGGAATCCAACGCGCGGATGGTGAAGTGGTCCGACGGGAGCATGTCCTTACACCTCGGCTCCGAGATCTTTGATGTTTACAAGCAACCTCTACAC GGCGACCACAACCATCTGTTCGTCCGTCAAGGCACGGGTCTCCAGGGCCAGGCGGTGTTCCGCACCAAGTTGTCGTTCAGACCTCACTCCACGGACTCGTTCACACATCGCAAGATGACGCTGTCTGTGGCGGACAGGTCCACGAAGACGTCCGCTATAAAAATACTGTCGCAAGTAGGCAGCGACCCTGACGCGGACAGGAAATATCAGCTGAAG AAAGAGGAGATGGAGCTGCGTGCTGCGATGAGGTCCCGGGTGTCCAGTCGACCCAAGAGGAGGGCGGGCGCGGGCGGGGGGGCCCGCGCTCACAGGCACGACGACTCAGAGGACGAGGGCGGGGTGTCGCTGGCGGCCATCAAGAACAAGTACAAGGCTGGACAGAAAG CGAGCGCCGGGGCCGCGATCTATTCGTCGGAGTCTGACGGCTCGGATGTGGAGACCCGTCGCGCTAGGAGGCTGGACAGGGCGAAGGCTTTGAAGGACTCCGACGACGAAGCGAGTCCCGGGAACAACACGCCGCAGCAGAGTCAAAGCGGCTCGGGCTCCGGCAGCGGCAGCGACTGA
- the LOC116773918 gene encoding uncharacterized protein LOC116773918: MRSLSAVVAAILLTGSVYCTGTPSIVTQPEGGSFIAGVLNFDHEAEKCFLKTPTDELVELKPVDGSSDKYELLPEDDVIRCRVLIKQLTQNDNGIWTLHMSSKSGNEDTQSYNVSVHPLVTTEPPTTTEVDQVEIENLTARNITTTLGTNHIITIPEFSFVTSERCVLVRPSGERINLEELNDSDIIEVISDSNAACAIRISVNNEDAIGDWLLISEGSRFSTQIERRLPFAVHVEESVDASIDEVTLAEGNDFYIRLKNSIPNSGTCRLVGPNGPRNFEIDQRFLDVCGFLVREVTAADSGTWEIQYGNKISFRARVILHVKDDSASKLDPLTWSRGNALNTTLGPESAVYCKLESPSGRVAYDGFGRCRAVIDRVTMEHDGLWKMTVGAPGGVFTQNYELTVRVVERSHDTPAITSVSYDKPVVFMTCKATSRVPFKSCKFRNPMGEILLASEGVGQGRYSFHGSGSSFNDGLYTHECGFQITEPIVRELGFWRCVLETEDGNHYGFLKMLSPWNMRDPEVVAGIVRTPSVTPSGDVSAVSGESAGFHCSSPAALRYCYFRASNGTIYNADQTSSSYEGGGFPSGECGIRFAALSASDSGAWSCHVGIEEGGSLVELSAAFNVAIHEPMLVSQSMQGGAMLLTAQVHGYRPLEYCRFVRIDGLGFTDVSLPRYTVTSDLSSGRCGLTVADASIIDRHPWTVAARLLGAEELVGTSASTLQLPRPTRRRNMNFPLLIIMSVGIMLIILGAVVGPKRNRQWAAQRTSAFRNSLRNSFRKKPLQADSSVNTACAA; the protein is encoded by the exons ATGAGGTCGCTTAGCGCTGTCGTGGCCGCCATCTTGTTAACAG GTTCCGTATATTGCACAGGAACGCCATCTATTGTAACGCAACCAGAAGGAGGCAGCTTTATAGCGGGTGTACTAAATTTTGATCATGAAGCCGAAAAGTGCTTCTTGAAAACACCCACAGATGAATTAGTAGAACTGAAACCAGTAGATGGATCTAGCGACAAATACGAGTTGCTGCCTGAAGATGACGTCATTAGATGCAGGGTGCTGATAAAACAATTGACACAGAATGACAACGGAATATGGACCCTTCATATGTCATCGAAATCTGGAAACGAGGATACACAATCCTACAACGTCTCCGTACACCCGCTAG TCACAACAGAGCCTCCGACTACCACGGAAGTAGACCAAGTCGAAATCGAAAACCTGACAGCACGAAACATTACCACGACGCTCGGGACGAACCACATCATCACGATACCCGAGTTCTCGTTCGTGACGAGCGAGAGGTGTGTTTTAGTGAGACCATCTGGTGAGAGAATTAATTTAGAGGAACTCAATGATTCGGATATAATTGAGGTAATCAGTGACTCGAACGCGGCGTGTGCTATCAGGATTTCCGTGAACAACGAGGATGCTATCGGAGATTGGTTGTTAATTTCCGAAGGTTCCAGGTTTTCCACACAAATAGAAAGAAGGTTGCCATTTGCAGTACATGTTGAAg AAAGCGTTGATGCTTCTATAGATGAAGTGACTTTAGCTGAAGGGAACGATTTCTACATTCGATTGAAGAATTCTATTCCTAATTCTGGTACTTGCAGACTTGTTGGACCCAATGGCCCTCGGAATTTTGAGATAGACCAGCGTTTTCTGGATGTATGTGGTTTTTTGGTTAGAGAAGTTACAGCCGCCGATTCTGGCACGTGGGAGATTCAGTACgggaataaaatatctttccgTGCTCGAGTTATTCTACACGTCAAAG ATGACTCTGCCAGCAAATTGGACCCGCTGACGTGGTCTAGAGGCAATGCATTGAACACCACTCTCGGTCCTGAATCAGCGGTTTACTGCAAATTAGAAAGTCCTAGTGGAAGAGTAGCGTACGATGGTTTTGGAAGATGCAGAGCTGTTATAGACAGAGTTACTATGGAACATGACGGGCTGTGGAAAATGACTGTCGGCGCGCCCGGCGGGGTGTTCACACAGAACTATGAGCTTACCGTCAGAGTTGTAGAAAGAT CGCACGACACGCCCGCCATCACTAGCGTGTCCTACGACAAGCCGGTTGTCTTCATGACGTGTAAGGCCACGAGTCGGGTGCCATTCAAGTCTTGTAAGTTCCGCAACCCGATGGGAGAGATCCTCCTGGCTTCGGAAGGCGTCGGTCAAGGGAGATACAGCTTCCACGGAAGCGGATCCAg CTTTAACGACGGTCTCTACACACACGAGTGCGGCTTCCAAATAACGGAGCCCATAGTTCGTGAGCTCGGGTTCTGGAGGTGTGTCCTGGAGACAGAAGACGGTAATCACTACGGCTTCCTGAAGATGCTCTCTCCCTGGAACATGAGGGACCCTGAGGTCGTTGCGGGTATCGTGAGAA CGCCGTCTGTCACTCCGTCAGGGGACGTGTCCGCCGTGTCTGGTGAAAGCGCGGGCTTCCACTGTTCGTCTCCCGCCGCCCTCCGCTACTGTTACTTCAGAGCGAGTAATGGAACCATCTACAACGCAGATCAGA CTTCATCGAGCTACGAGGGCGGCGGCTTCCCGTCCGGAGAGTGCGGTATAAGGTTCGCCGCGCTGTCCGCGAGCGACTCCGGCGCGTGGAGCTGCCACGTTGGCATCGAGGAGGGCGGATCCCTGGTGGAGCTGTCGGCTGCCTTCAATGTTGCCATCCACG AGCCGATGCTGGTGAGCCAGTCCATGCAGGGCGGCGCGATGCTGCTGACGGCTCAAGTCCACGGCTACCGACCACTTGAATACTGCAGATTCGTCCGCATCGATGGCCTCG GGTTCACGGACGTGTCGCTGCCACGTTACACCGTCACGTCGGACCTGTCCAGCGGCAGGTGCGGTCTCACTGTAGCTGATGCCAGCATCATAGACCGTCACCCCTGGACGGTCGCCGCGAGGCTCCTCGGCGCCGAAGAACTGGTCGGCACCAGTGCATCCACCTTGCAACTCCCCAGACCCACCCGGAGACGAA ACATGAATTTCCcgctattaataataatgtcggTCGGCATTATGCTGATCATCCTCGGCGCTGTCGTCGGCCCCAAGAGGAACCGGCAGTGGGCGGCCCAAAGAACCAGCGCTTTCAGGAACAGTTTGAGGAACAGCTTCAGGAAGAAACCTCTGCAAGCGGACAGCAGCGTGAACACGGCTTGTGCAGCGTAA
- the LOC116773915 gene encoding uncharacterized protein LOC116773915 isoform X2: MDARVFVFSVLIFHTFIYPCVTVMKINTPEISKSKTELTPLFISAKLNNIIIISAPIIDSFASYYLSKPNGEEVELNLNISHSIQGIKAQGGKKHDNYLNNSGQLKALKSNDFIIGPLDENDHGNWVLSVFYKEDGDWTEMFQIITIEIIDTISAVPEKPSLHIGEDFYVRFANPLYDLESCQIVAPKSAFDRYFNRNNVYQNACGFHIPNVTYDDEGMWKIIGVGKIVYEANVYLNIKINVT, encoded by the exons ATGGATGCGCGTGTGTTTGTGTTTTCTGTCCTTATCTTTCATACGTTCATATACCCGTGTGTGACagtgatgaaaataaatacgcCGGAAATAA gtAAATCCAAAACGGAGCTCACACCGCTTTTTATTTCcgccaaattaaataatattattataatatctgcCCCGATTATTGACAGTTTTGCTTCATATTACTTAAGCAAACCAAATGGAGAAGAAGTAgaattgaatttgaatataagTCATAGCATCCAAGGAATTAAAGCGCAAGGCGGGAAAAAACatgacaattatttaaataattccggACAGCTAAAAGCg ttgaaGTCAAATGATTTCATAATCGGACCGTTGGATGAAAATGATCACGGAAATTGGGTGCTGAGTGTGTTTTATAAAGAAGACGGCGATTGGACAgaaatgtttcaaattataactatagaaataattg ACACTATATCGGCTGTACCAGAAAAACCAAGTTTACATATCGGAGAAGACTTTTATGTTCGTTTTGCAAACCCATTATATGACCTTGAGAGTTGTCAGATTGTAGCGCCAAAATCTGCTTTTGACAGATACTTTAATCGTAACAATGTTTATCAAAACGCCTGCGGATTTCACATACCAAATGTTACTTACGATGACGAAGGCATGTGGAAGATAATAGGCGTCGGAAAAATTGTATACGAAGcgaatgtatatttaaatattaaaataaatgtgacgTAA